A window of the Gossypium hirsutum isolate 1008001.06 chromosome A05, Gossypium_hirsutum_v2.1, whole genome shotgun sequence genome harbors these coding sequences:
- the LOC107960811 gene encoding protein ANTI-SILENCING 1 — MVEVDGIENLEFKWGKKRGTGGTNTKVQFYESFTYDGLDYTLYDNVYLHKEGEPLPYLGKLIKIWETASRLKKVKVLWFFQPSEISNYLFVELAHPNEVFLASGEGVGLANINPLEAIAGKCNVVCISKDDRNPQPSDEDIQMADYVFYRTFDVGQRIILDKIDGKIAGIDVKFIFNQSGSLKPCSIHNFSVDEPASENAIETNGRVVMSKLNSSENQISEDDRQVEQKPVVAENGFNHKAEENSDVKASSVKPNLSLQQEVVPGVVSESGELAKTNDRSGDRTGLSLKIKANADSKLKNPSGEEIGCVNQVKSEEKLKSVKDTVELDERPHKKAKLDNSVKVYSDKETTKCATEPCGTAKIPSKKLKIDDKFKKSNNCKSPAVPSNDGIKTGDKAMEVTRRPDSDRSKWFGELPWEESLPDAHEFGKLVLFQNLDPAYSSAEVEDIVWNAFSETCRAKMVQQTAYSSPHFGQAFAIFKSREVAEDVIKKLDERCLLLPNRRPLVASIPNPCFSRKQSMFAGHLIVDKLKSQREMKEAVSTSHSSQPNTVEYDMAMEWFLMTERSNQFWKKLYEQQGKELKKLRVNFKSK, encoded by the exons ATGGTAGAAGTCGATGGAATAGAGAACCTTGAATTCAAGTGGGGTAAAAAAAGAGGAACTGGGGGGACAAATACGAAAGTTCAGTTTTACGAATCATTTACTTATGACGGTCTTGACTACACTCTTTATGACAATGTTTATCTTCACAAGGAAGGTGAACCATTGCCATATCTtggaaaacttataaaaatatggGAGACTGCTAGTCGGTTGAAGAAAGTGAAGGTTTTATGGTTTTTCCAACCTTCTGAGATCTCAAATTATCTTTTCGTTGAATTGGCGCATCCAAATGAAGTATTTTTGGCATCTGGTGAAGGAGTAGGCCTTGCCAACATTAATCCATTG GAAGCAATTGCTGGAAAATGCAATGTAGTTTGCATTTCAAAGGATGACAGAAATCCACAACCTTCAGACGAAGATATCCAAATGGCTGACTATGTGTTTTACCGTACATTTGATGTCGGGCAGCGCATTATTTTGGACAAGATAGATGGAAAAATTGCTGGAATTGATG ttaaatttatttttaaccaATCGGGTTCTCTGAAGCCTTGTTCTATTCATAACTTTAGTGTGGATGAACCTGCTAGTGAAAATGCTATTGAAACAAATGGAAGAGTGGTTATGTCTAAGCTAAACTCATCTGAGAACCAAATTTCTGAAGATGATAGACAAGTGGAACAGAAACCTGTGGTTGCAGAGAATGGCTTTAACCACAAAGCTGAAGAGAATTCAGATGTAAAAGCTTCATCAGTTAAACCGAATCTCTCCCTGCAACAGGAAGTTGTTCCTGGTGTAGTTTCAGAGTCAGGTGAACTGGCCAAAACCAATGACAGATCTGGTGATAGGACAGGTTTGAGCCTTAAAATTAAAGCAAATGCAGACTCTAAACTGAAAAATCCTTCTGGTGAGGAGATAGGTTGTGTCAATCAAGTCAAAagtgaagaaaaattaaaatccGTTAAGGATACAGTTGAGTTGGATGAGAGGCCACATAAGAAAGCAAAGCTTGATAATTCTGTGAAAGTCTACAGTGACAAGGAAACTACAAAATGTGCTACAGAACCTTGTGGGACAGCCAAAATCCCTTCCAAAAAGCTGAAGATTGATGATAAATTCAAAAAATCTAATAACTGCAAATCTCCTGCAGTGCCTTCAAATGATGGTATTAAAACTGGTGACAAAGCTATGGAAGTTACCCGTAGGCCTGATTCT GATAGGAGCAAATGGTTTGGAGAACTC CCTTGGGAAGAAAGTTTGCCAGATGCACACGAGTTTGGAAAACTTGTTCTGTTTCAGAACTTGGATCCAGCTTACTCTTCAGCAGAAGTGGAG GATATAGTTTGGAATGCCTTCAGTGAAACTTGCAGAGCAAAGATGGTGCAGCAGACTGCATATTCTAGCCCTCATTTTG GACAAGCTTTTGCTATATTCAAGTCAAGGGAAGTTGCAGAGGATGTTATTAAAAAATTGGATGAGAGATGCCTGTTGCTACCAAATCGGAG GCCGCTTGTAGCCAGCATTCCGAATCCTTGCTTCTCAAGGAAGCAGTCAATGTTTGCAGGCCATCTTATTGTTGATAAACTCAAATCCCAAAGGGAGATg AAAGAAGCAGTATCTACTTCACATTCTTCCCAGCCTAACACAGTTGAATATGATATGGCCATGGAATGGTTTTTAATGACTGAAAGATCCAATCAGTTCTGGAAAAAATTATACGAG CAACAAGggaaagagctaaaaaaactgaGGGTTAACTTTAAGTCCAAATGA